One Peribacillus simplex NBRC 15720 = DSM 1321 genomic region harbors:
- a CDS encoding ABC transporter ATP-binding protein translates to MSESVLKVQSLTKKIGKATIVDNVSFEIKSNEIFGLLGPNGAGKTTIIRMITGLINRTGGTVMINGSDLDNDFEGAMNQLGAIVENPEFYKYMTGRKNILHYARMSSNDISNERIEEVIKLVKLDHAIDKKVKTYSLGMRQRLGVAQAILHKPSLLIFDEPTNGLDPQGIREFRDYLKVLASEGVGILISSHLLSEMQLMCDSFAVIEKGKLIHTKEHIVDEKTETINEVSFTVSDGELAKKILQEQFVDITILKYDAKTISVSATREQTAEINRSFNVNQLDVYEIGITRKSLEDKFFEITEQEMRESV, encoded by the coding sequence ATGTCTGAATCGGTTCTTAAGGTTCAATCCTTAACTAAAAAAATTGGAAAAGCAACCATCGTAGACAATGTTAGCTTTGAAATAAAAAGTAATGAAATATTTGGTTTGCTTGGTCCGAATGGGGCTGGTAAGACCACTATCATCCGTATGATCACAGGTCTTATCAATCGTACGGGCGGTACTGTCATGATCAATGGCAGTGACCTGGATAATGATTTCGAAGGTGCGATGAATCAATTGGGGGCCATTGTTGAAAATCCAGAGTTTTATAAGTACATGACAGGCAGAAAGAATATCCTGCATTATGCCCGAATGTCATCAAATGACATATCCAATGAGAGAATAGAAGAGGTCATAAAGCTTGTCAAACTGGATCATGCCATCGATAAGAAGGTTAAAACATATTCATTAGGGATGCGTCAGCGCCTTGGTGTGGCACAGGCTATTTTACATAAACCGTCGTTATTGATTTTTGATGAACCGACGAATGGCTTGGATCCACAAGGGATTCGTGAGTTTCGTGATTATTTGAAAGTACTGGCAAGTGAAGGCGTCGGAATATTGATTTCATCACATTTGCTATCGGAAATGCAATTGATGTGTGATAGTTTTGCCGTTATTGAAAAGGGAAAACTGATACATACGAAAGAACATATTGTTGATGAAAAAACCGAAACGATCAATGAAGTTTCATTTACTGTGAGTGATGGGGAGCTAGCTAAAAAAATCCTTCAAGAACAGTTTGTGGATATTACGATTCTTAAATATGATGCGAAGACAATCTCGGTATCGGCCACTCGTGAACAAACGGCAGAGATAAACAGGAGTTTTAATGTAAATCAACTGGATGTCTATGAAATTGGCATTACTAGAAAATCACTGGAAGATAAATTCTTTGAAATCACTGAGCAGGAAATGAGGGAGTCTGTATGA